Genomic segment of Polycladomyces abyssicola:
CGCAACTCTTCCTGTTCCGGGGAAAGTTGAAAACACAAGGAAGACTGCTGTCCCTGCCGGGTAAACATGGTCACGCCTCCTTCCAGATTCTCCAGCGTACCGGTACGCATCAGGGAAAAATCCGATTAGCTCGACGGAATGGAAAGCCCCGCGGTCAGATTCGTGAAGGAGCTCACCACGATCCGATTCAACAGCCGAGCCAGATGATCGATGTCCATCTCTTCCGATCCATCGGCCACCCGCTGGATCACCACTTCATTGATCGCCCCAACCATCGCCTTAGACACCACCTGGATTTCCGCTTCTGATACCCTTTCCGGCATGACCTCCTGTGCCGTCTGTTGAAACAGGCGAGCAAAACGGGCATGTGCCTTCCGCCGAACCGCCTCAACTTCCCCGCTCACACCGGCGGATGTGATCAACAACAGACGGGCCACGGAATCTCGTTCTGTGCACAATTGCAGGTACCGACGAATACCGGCAAACCCTTTGTAGGTGGCCTGTTTCTCCTCCCGGACAGCCCGTTGCACCTCATCCAGGATCTCCTCTGCCAGCTGCTCGAACAGGCGAACGAGGAGATCCTCTTTGTTGCGGAAAAAGTTGTAAAAGGTGGTTTTCGAGACCCGCGCCGTCTCCACCACTTCCAGGATGGACGATTCCTGAAAACCTTTGGAAGTAAAGAGCTGCAGAGCGGCAAACAGGATCTTGTCCCGAGCATGTTGCGGCATCTTGGTGGTGAAGAGTAAAGGTTGCACGATCGATCACTCCCTGATTGATACCAGTACGTACTGGTATTGTAGAATAGTTTATTTCAGTTGTCAATCTGTTCTGCTCATTTTAAATTGATTAATAATTTATGTATTCGATTAATTGGAAAAAATAGAATGACTCTGAGGGGGACTCAATGTATCGGGATCCCATGTATGGCTGCGGATTCCCGGGATTTCATACGTGATGAAATACGTTAGATTGACGACGATCCGCTCCATTCGCTCATCATTGGATTGATCGGATTGATTGCCGGAGTTCATACTTAGATTTGACGAAAACTTCATGAAAGCGGAAAGAACACCCTCACGAAGAATATTTTCTTGCAGGTCCTTCAAGCTTTGTCTAGCCTGTACCTGCTCATCGCTGAAGATCGGCTCGTGTGGGATCAGAACTCGTACCTGCTCGGGGTGGCGGATGGACAGATCGAGTCCGATGCATGCGCCGGAGCTGCTTCCGAATACGCACGCCGGTTCATCGGTCAGTTTTGCCAACAGGCGGTGAGCGTCGTCACTGTGTGTCTCCACTGTCGGATTGGTGAGATTGCTTCGCGAGTGGCCCCGACGGTCATAGGTAACAACTGTGTACCGGTCAGCAAGATGGTTAGCGACATGAAGGAACTTGTCGGCTTCACCACCTCCGCCATGGATCATCAGAAGGACGGGACCGGTTCCGCGCACCTCGTAGTAGAGGTTGGATCCAGGCACTTGCAATGTTCCTTTCTTTGTTACACTCATTTATCAGCTCACCTTTCTGCTTATCCAAAAAATAATCGTTTTCACTCCCTCCACCCCTATTAAAAAATAAAGCACCCCTGTCGACCCGACAGAGGTTTTTTGTTACGTTTGCTTGCACCTGCAGCGGCCATGTTTTGTCCAGAAATAAAGGAACCAGACGGCATGGTTTTGTTCGTCATGGGCGGCTCGGGTAAACGCTTTTTTGATGGAAGGGTCCCGGGTTTTGTCGGCGATATCGAGATAAAAGTCCACTGTTTTCTGTTCGTCTTTCAGGGCGAATTCCAGTCCTTCCTGGTAGTCATCCGGACAGGGTTCCGCCGTGATCTGAGGTTGCTTTCCGGTCAGACGAATGTAGATCTGACAAAATTCCCGGTAATGGTTGATCTCGTCCTGACGAATCTCCATGATCTGTCGCCGCTCTTCCTCCGTAGGAGCCAACCGGGCCAATTTCTCGTAACAAGAGATCGCGTTGTATTGACCGCTGATCGCTTTGGCGATGTCTTGGATCAAAGTTGGGTCTTCCCCGGAGCTTCCCCATTCTCCTAACGTGTAGGCACGCATCGATCTAGGATGCCAAATCGATGGATGATAAACATAGGGGTACATTTAGATCATCTCCCGTTATTTGGATGTCGGGATAGTATATGGTCGAATAACCTGAGGCGTACTAAGGCTTATGGAACGATTCGAAGAAGGATACTCCAATCATCTACCACAGAAATTATGGCTTTCAGCTCTCTTGCCCGACCATCCTTCATCGAAAGTGGTCCAACACAAACTGACGAAACAATTTCGCCGCCGGAGACAGGTACCTCCCTTCCACCCATGCGATGCCGATCACACGCTGACAATGGGGGGATCTCACATGTAATCGCCGGATTTGGCGCATATCTTCCCCTCCGGTTTCCGGGATGAGTGCCACCCCCAATCCTGCGGAAACCAGGCCAGCCACAGTGGTCACCTCTTCTCCCTCAAACGTGATATTCGGCGTAAACCCCGCTTGTCGGCACAAGCGGTCGGTCAACGCGCGCAAGCCGTATCCCTTTTTCAGGGAGATAAACGGTTC
This window contains:
- a CDS encoding TetR/AcrR family transcriptional regulator, producing the protein MQPLLFTTKMPQHARDKILFAALQLFTSKGFQESSILEVVETARVSKTTFYNFFRNKEDLLVRLFEQLAEEILDEVQRAVREEKQATYKGFAGIRRYLQLCTERDSVARLLLITSAGVSGEVEAVRRKAHARFARLFQQTAQEVMPERVSEAEIQVVSKAMVGAINEVVIQRVADGSEEMDIDHLARLLNRIVVSSFTNLTAGLSIPSS
- a CDS encoding ferritin family protein, coding for MRAYTLGEWGSSGEDPTLIQDIAKAISGQYNAISCYEKLARLAPTEEERRQIMEIRQDEINHYREFCQIYIRLTGKQPQITAEPCPDDYQEGLEFALKDEQKTVDFYLDIADKTRDPSIKKAFTRAAHDEQNHAVWFLYFWTKHGRCRCKQT